The sequence CCTCGGCGAGCCGGTGGACGCAGGTGCTGGTCAGGCCCTTGCTGCCGGACAGCACGGTGCTCAACGTGTCTTCTTGCCAGGGCCGCTGCCCCTCGACGTCGACGGAACCGGCCCACAGATTGACCACGAGTTCGCCGTCGACATAGGCCGCCACGGCCGCGCCGAGTTCGTCGCGCTCGGTGAAGTTGCGTTCGAACTCGTCGCGCACCTTCGCAAAGCGCGGGGAGCACGTCCCATGAATGTGGACGTGCCGTGTGCCGCCCATGGCGTGCCTTCCTGCTTGGGAGAATCCCCTTCCGCGGGGCGACGGGGCGATCGGACCCGTGTAGCTCGCTTCGAAGGATAAGTCGGCGGTGTCGTGTGAGTACAGCAGCCCCCGGCCCCGGTCGGCATTTGCCACTGGCCTGGCGCTGGTCATCAGGGGAGACCACCGCTGGAGGCCGTCGAACTGCAGGTCGACGGCCTCCGCGCTGGTCCTCGTGGAGCGGGCGACGGGAATCGAACCCGCGTAGCTAGTTTGGAAGACTAGGGCTCTACCATTGAGCTACGCCCGCATGAATAGCTAGAGCCAGACTGTACCGGCGTGGCGGACCCGAAATCCAATTGCCCCGCCGCGGTGCCTTTGTGGGGCGTTGACAGCAGGTCATTGTGATCACCGATATGCCGGGCCGTAGGATCGCCTGGTCAGTGCGGGGTGTAGCGCAGCTTGGTAGCGCATCCGCTTTGGGAGCGGAAGGCCGCAGGTTCAAATCCTGTCACCCCGACCACTAGCGCGCGCCGCACCCGGCACGACTGACCACGTCAACGATATCGAGGAGTACACCCGTGAAGAGCACCGTCGAGCAGCTGACCCCGACCCGGGTTCGCATCAACGTTGAGGTGCCGTTCACCGAGCTTCAGCCGGATTTCGAGCGGACCTACAAGGAGCTGGCCAAGCAGGTGCGGTTGCCGGGTTTCCGGCCGGGTAAGGCGCCGGCCAAGCTCATCGAGGCCCGTTTCGGTCGTGCCGCGGTGCTCCAGCAGGTGGTCAACGAGGCGCTGCCGAGCCGCTACACCGAGGCGGTCACGACGTCGGACCTCAAGCCCCTCGGCCAGCCCGACATCGAGGTCACCAAGCTCGACGACGGTGAGCAGATCTCCTTCACCGCCGAGGTGGACGTGCGCCCGGACATCACTCTGCCCGACCTGGAGCAGCTCAAGATCTCCGTGGACCCCATCGAGGTCAACGACGAAGAGGTTGACGCCGAGCTCGACTCGCTGCGCGCCCGGTTCGGCACCCTGACCGGTGTCGACCGCCCGGCCGCGAAGGGCGACTTCGTCTCGATCGACCTGGACGCCACCATCGACGGTGAAGCGGTTGAAGGGGCTGCCACTGAGGGGCTGTCGCACGAGGTCGGATCGGGTCAGCTCATCGAGGGCCTCGACGACGCCATCGTGGGGCTGTCGGCCGGTGAGAGCAAGTCCTTCACCACCAAGCTGGCGGCCGGTCCGCAGGCCGGCAAGGACGCTGAGGTCACGGTCACGGTTCAGGCGGTCAAGGAGCGCGAGCTGCCCGAGGCCGATGACGAATTCGCGCAGCTGGCCAGCGAATACGACACCATCGCCGAACTGCGCGAGAACCTCGTCGAGCAGGTGGGCCGGACCAAGCGCATTCAGCAGGCCGAGAAGGTCCGTGAGGTGACGCTGGAGACCCTGGTCGAGCAGGTCGAGATGCCGCTGCCCGAGGCCGTGGTGCAGGCGCACGTCGACAATGCCCTGCACAACGCCCTGCACGCTGTGGACCACGATGAGAACAAGTTCGCCGAGTCGCTGGCCGAGAAGGGCTCCTCGCGCGCCGAGTTCGACGCCGAGACCCGCAGTGAGGCCGAGAAGTCGGTGAAGACCCAGCTGCTGCTCGACGCGCTCGGCGACAAGCTGGAGATCCAGGTGGGGCAGAACGACCTCACCCAGCACCTGGTGCTGATGGCCCGTCAGTACGGCATCCCGCCGCAGCAGTTGGTGCAGTTCCTGCAGCAGAACAACCAGCTGCCGGCGGTCTTCGCCGACGTGCGCCGTGGCATGGCGCTGGCGGCGGCGGTGCGTGCGGCTGCGGTCAGCGACACCGACGGCAACGAGATCGACACCGCTGAGTTCTT is a genomic window of Mycolicibacter heraklionensis containing:
- the tig gene encoding trigger factor, which produces MKSTVEQLTPTRVRINVEVPFTELQPDFERTYKELAKQVRLPGFRPGKAPAKLIEARFGRAAVLQQVVNEALPSRYTEAVTTSDLKPLGQPDIEVTKLDDGEQISFTAEVDVRPDITLPDLEQLKISVDPIEVNDEEVDAELDSLRARFGTLTGVDRPAAKGDFVSIDLDATIDGEAVEGAATEGLSHEVGSGQLIEGLDDAIVGLSAGESKSFTTKLAAGPQAGKDAEVTVTVQAVKERELPEADDEFAQLASEYDTIAELRENLVEQVGRTKRIQQAEKVREVTLETLVEQVEMPLPEAVVQAHVDNALHNALHAVDHDENKFAESLAEKGSSRAEFDAETRSEAEKSVKTQLLLDALGDKLEIQVGQNDLTQHLVLMARQYGIPPQQLVQFLQQNNQLPAVFADVRRGMALAAAVRAAAVSDTDGNEIDTAEFFGTDESGDEADEAAEALAAAEEAAEEAAEAASDE